In one window of Syngnathus typhle isolate RoL2023-S1 ecotype Sweden linkage group LG7, RoL_Styp_1.0, whole genome shotgun sequence DNA:
- the LOC133156916 gene encoding cyclic nucleotide-gated cation channel beta-1-like — protein MFNWVVKVVPHPPGPPQTDADIKTPAGELPKNKDVKSLPLKGTGDASEDSQSQAGVLGWLSNSFASTLPQPAGSPHLGNKSIGDERSGVIGWVTQSLTKVLPQPDEKYREDNNGNEEEHTEVCEVATMLDYDPLPHIPVVEMLSEEEAEENEEVFPPNVMMWIKQKIPQPILIPASSVPIDPKAKKTPRSSLDKILSPPPESLSGITLDTDNKASGMVGWFVSGLGLKLPQPVLPAQNDTVATADVLKKASTKLNPDMVLEDVDSDSEGHMTSTHTQQSIAQRISTMHQNRCAESKQASHPALAPIRQEDAETQTGRWTPFIESIRREAEDVALATMEERLQQERIEMTIMAAEVARQTAEMAVRQLASEGQSIKLSLGSQEMLEEPDAELQVLEEETPVTEQIIVKEELLAVEEQEESNAEEETGIEEGEPEKEAEPRGISPSPPPRPEPVKVSEPECVQQAVVQSREEVPQAEPVTQQPQKADKDIQGTKTDEKEDATEDDCGDSSRLSLRPAVNIEDVDSHCESAAEGKAEQLLTPQDPRLTTLTVPVTPAGGRPSKGDKDRKLQSQSEDDEEEAGIPIRAWASQSSIHSSDDPLRERPSSSASQTSTVVNERLQELVRMFKERTEKAKEKLIDPDSSDEDSIIPSPQKAQALHPAPNTQRVDKEVSEEPPGPSGGRADSEPEEKSERQVKSPRRTRAFVRFRFPASIDPFTNLMYVLWMFLVSLAWNWNVWFIPVRWAFPYQTSSNIYYWLLTDYLCDLIYILDITVFQPRLQFIRGGDIVCDTKEMRKNYMKSKRFKFDVASLVPLELFYFKTGINPLLRLPRLLKLNSFFEFNERLEAILTKAYIYRVIRTTTYLLYCLHCNACLYYWGSAFKGLGSTKWVYDGKGNSYIRCYYFAVKTLITIGGLPDPTTLFEIVFQLINYFVGVFVFSIMIGQMRDVVGAATASQTNYRTCMDNTIKYMSSYRIPKDVQNRVKTWYNYTWQSQGMLDEQELLTQLPDKMRLDIAIDVNYSIISKVPLFQGCDQQMIFDMLKSLRSVVYLPGDYVCKKGEVGREMYIIKAGEVQVVGGPDGKTVFVTLGAGSVFGEISLLAVGGVNRRTANVIAHGFANLFILDKKDLNEILVHYPESKKLLRKKTRKLLTKEKKPDPKEEAKEPAKVQVTPVRPETPKLLRAALEMTEKSTGLKGAMAQVKDKTNKSSVSLQASISSPLPSPVSTPSVTPTSSTTFLSTFACFNDNSDMSLSLTEDVLPVDHRQECEREEEEEEGGIKV, from the exons TCTATTGGGGATGAAAG GTCGGGAGTGATTGGATGGGTCACTCAAAGTCTGACAAAGGTGCTCCCACAGCCTGACGAGAAGTATAGAGAAGACAACAATGGCAACGAAGAGGAGCACACAGAG GTGTGCGAAGTTGCAACAATGTTAG ATTATGACCCGCTCCCACACATCCCCGTCGTGGAAATGTTATCagaagaagaggcagaggagAATGAGGAGGTGTTTCCCCCAAA CGTGATGATGTGGATCAAGCAGAAGATCCCTCAGCCAATTCTAATCCCCGCTAGTTCCGTGCCCATTGACCCGAAAGCCAAAAAGACTCCTCGCTCATCTTTGGACAAAA TTCTTTCTCCACCACCTGAATCTCTAAGTGGAATCACACTGGACACTGATAACAAGGCCTCAGG GATGGTTGGCTGGTTTGTGTCAGGGCTTGGCTTGAAGCTCCCTCAGCCTGTTCTTCCAGCCCAAAATGACACCGTG GCCACAGCAGATGTtctgaagaaag CCTCTACCAAACTCAATCCCGACATGGTGTTAGAAGACGTGGATTCAGACAGCGAGGGCCACATGACCTCAACCCACACACAGCAGAGCATAGCACAGAGGATTTCCACCATGCACCAAAACAGGTGTGCTGAGTCAAAGCAAGCATCCCACCCGGCTTTGGCTCCAATTCGTCAGGAGGATGCTGAGACCCAGACAGGCCGCTGGACACCGTTCATTGAAAGCATCAGGCGGGAGGCTGAGGATGTGGCCTTGGCCACCATGGAGGAACG TTTGCAGCAGGAGCGCATAGAGATGACCATCATGGCCGCAGAAGTGGCGAGACAGACGGCCGAGATGGCCGTAAGACAGCTGGCCAGCGAGGGTCAGTCCATCAAACtatcactggggagccaagagATGCTGGAGGAACCCGACGCAGA ACTGCAAGTTTTAGAAGAAGAGACACCAGTGACTGAGCAAATCATTGT AAAAGAAGAGCTTCTTGCTGTTGAAGAGCAGGAAGAAAGCAACGCTGAGGAGGAAACCGGCATTGAAGAAG GAGAGCCGGAAAAGGAGGCAGAGCCACGAGGGATATCCCCGTCTCCCCCTCCGAGACCTGAACCAGTGAAGGTTTCTGAACCGGAGTGTGTTCAACAAGCAGTGGTCCAGAGCCGAGAAGAAGTTCCACAGGCTGAGCCTGTGACCCAGCAGCCACAGAAAGCTGACAAAGATATTCAAGGCACCAAGACTGATGAAAAA GAGGATGCCACTGAAGATGATTGTGGGG ATAGTTCTCGACTCAGCCTCCGTCCAGCAGTCAATATCGAGGATGTCGACTCGCACTGCGAGAGCGCCGCAGAGGGGAAGGCGGAGCAACTCCTCACCCCGCAGGATCCGAGACTAACAACCCTGACTGTCCCCGTCACCCCAGCAGGAGGGCGACCAAG CAAAGGAGATAAAGA TAGGAAGCTGCAATCGCAAAGTgaagatgatgaggaggaaGCAGGCATCCCAATCAGAGCCTGGGCCAGCCAGTCCAGCATCCACAGCTCCGATGACCC CTTGCGAGAACGTCCGTCATCGTCTGCCAGTCAGACCAGCACGGTGGTCAATGAGCGTCTTCAGGAGCTGGTCCGCATGTTTAAAGAGAGGACAGAGAAGGCAAAAGAGAAACTCATAGACCCTGACAGCTCTGACGAAGACAGCATCATCCCCT CTCCTCAAAAGGCCCAAGCGCTGCACCCCGCTCCGAATACGCAACGTGTGGACAAGGAAGTTTCTGAGGAGCCCCCTGGTCCTTCAGGAGGAAGAGCCGACAGTGAGCCAGAGGAGAAGTCCGAGCGGCAGGTGAAATCCCCTCGACGGACACGAGCCTTTGTGCGCTTCCGCTTCCCCGCCAGCATCGACCCTTTCACCA ATTTAATGTATGTCCTGTGGATGTTCTTGGTATCTCTGGCGTGGAACTGGAATGTGTGGTTTATCCCAGTGCGTTGGGCTTTCCCCTACCAGACATCAAGCAATATTTATTACTGGCTGCTGACTGATTACCTTTGTGACCTTATTTACATCCTGGACATCACCGTCTTCCAGCCACGTCTGCAGTTTATCCGAGGAGGGGACATAGTT TGCGACACAAAAGAAATGAGAAAGAATTACATGAAATCCAAACGTTTTAAG TTTGATGTGGCTAGTCTTGTTCCGCTGGAGCTCTTCTATTTTAAAACTGGCATCAACCCTCTCCTGCGCCTGCCCCGGTTACTCAAG CTCAACTCATTCTTTGAATTCAATGAGCGTTTAGAGGCTATCTTGACCAAAGCCTACATCTACAG GGTGATCCGGACCACCACGTATCTCCTCTACTGTCTCCACTGCAACGCCTGCCTCTACTACTGGGGCTCTGCCTTCAAAGGACTGGGTTCCACTAAGTGGGTGTATGACGGCAAAGGCAACAG TTACATTCGCTGTTACTATTTTGCGGTGAAGACCCTCATCACTATCGGGGGGTTGCCAGATCCCACTACCCTGTTTGAGATCGTCTTTCAGCTCATCAACTACTTTGTGGGAGTCTTTGTCTTTTCTATCATGATTGGGCAg ATGCGAGATGTCGTTGGGGCAGCCACAGCTAGTCAGACAAATTACCGTACCTGTATGGACAACACCATTAAATACATGTCTTCGTATCGCATCCCCAAAGATGTCCAGAACAGAGTCAAAACCTGGTACAACTACACTTGGCAGTCACAAGGCATGCTGG ACGAGCAGGAGCTGCTGACACAGTTGCCAGATAAGATGCGTCTGGACATCGCCATTGATGTCAATTACTCCATCATCAGCAAAGTCCCACTCTTTCAG GGTTGTGATCAACAGATGATCTTTGACATGTTAAAGAGCCTGCGCTCAGTTGTTTACCTGCCAGGGGATTATGTCTGCAAAAAG GGAGAGGTCGGTCGGGAGATGTACATCATCAAAGCAGGCGAAGTGCAGGTGGTTGGTGGACCGGATGGGAAGACAGTTTTTGTCACTCTCGGTGCTGGCTCAGTCTTTGGCGAGATTAG TTTACTCGCAGTGGGCGGGGTCAACAGGCGCACGGCTAACGTGATCGCTCACGGCTTTGCCAATCTTTTCATCCTGGACAAGAAAGACCTGAACGAGATTTTGGTCCACTATCCTGAATCCAAGAAACTGCTGCGTAAGAAAACCAG GAAGTTGCTCACCAAGGAGAAGAAACCGGATCCCAAAGAGGAAGCCAAGGAGCCTGCCAAGGTCCAGGTCACTCCTGTAAGGCCAGAGACTCCCAAGCTGCTAAGAGCTGCCTTAGAGATGACTGAGAAATCCACCGGACTCAAAGGAGCCATGGCTCAAGTTAAAGACAAGACCAACAAGTCTAGCGTCTCGCTGCAG GCATCCATCTCGTCCCCGCTTCCATCCCCCGTCTCCACGCCCTCAGTCACTCCCACCAGCTCCACCACGTTTCTCTCCACGTTTGCCTGCTTCAACGACAACTCGGATATGTCGCTCTCTCTCACGGAGGATGTGCTGCCAGTGGATCACAGACAGGAGTGTGAgcgagaggaggaagaggaggagggtgggaTAAAGGTGTGA
- the fbxl9 gene encoding F-box/LRR-repeat protein 14 produces the protein MEGWDEEDSLEAPELPLEIVVYILTFLQTPDRKEASLVCRSWYIASQDLCFQRNVTFCFPASASSLELVRSLGQRSRCSLIIKQLDGFSLSRSLLQEVGTSVGSKLESLALPGSSVTEASLLALLPRLTSLRRLDLRGLDSLFMSGAFLSRKEHRQQIKSALCGLEELDLSDLRYLSDLTFNRLTGCTPRLRRLSLAGCHIAFEFDPYSGCPVGTVEVSSALLSLRNLRKLLTEQSATLVALDLSRTSVTPESLRTIAQVEGLTLEELCLQSCKELTDYSVEVLVKHQPGLQKVDISCCTELTSRAVVAVARGLSSLTRLSLSRDWKITETGLADLVSIPSLRNLDLSECLHVGGVEMVKGLSRCLSERAQLEKLNLRSCTYMRDEAVFTLTQLLGSTLRELDLTSCVNVTDLSVRAIATYLQGLLVLRLGWCKEVTDWGLLGMVETSACELDEKEDKGPRFTRTFGNMGFFKPPRLPFEERPKLVTPDDLKHFKQEAGVSLLALSRLRELDLSACCKLTDSSITQVVRFTELQHLSLSSMTDITDASLSAVARHCRALTSLELSRCAHISDRGVEQAVPHLHRLQHLYLSGCNNITDKSLFLLAQHCKRLKTLDVSKCNKISGTMVEHLLSQLHFLENIYYKLPYGTDFSL, from the exons ATGGAAGGCTGGGATGAGGAGGACTCGCTGGAAGCACCTGAGTTGCCTCTGGAG attgtagtctacatCCTGACCTTCCTGCAAACTCCAGACAGAAAGGAAGCATCACTAGTTTGCCGTAGCTGGTACATTGCCAGCCAGGACTTGTGTTTTCAG AGGAATGTCACATTTTGCTTTCCAGCTTCAGCCTCATCCCTGGAGCTGGTCAGGAGTCTTGGACAACGGTCACGCTGCAGCCTGATCATCAAACAGCTCGATGGGTTCAGCTTGTCCAGGTCGTTGCTGCAGGAG GTGGGCACAAGTGTTGGCTCCAAGTTGGAAAGTTTAGCACTACCTGGCAGCAGTGTCACTGAGGCCTCCTTGTTGGCTCTCCTCCCTCGTCTCACTTCACTCCGCAGGCTTGACCTAAGAGGCCTGGACAGCCTTTTCATGTCCGGAGCGTTCCTCTCCAGGAAGGAACACAGACAGCAG ATCAAGTCGGCCCTGTGCGGCCTTGAGGAACTGGACCTGTCCGACCTGCGCTACCTCTCCGACCTCACCTTCAATCGCCTGACGGGCTGCACACCTCGCCTCCGTCGCCtctcgctggctggctgccaCATCGCTTTTGAGTTTGACCCCTACAGTGGCTGCCCGGTGGGAACTGTTGAGGTTTCCTCTGCACTCCTCTCACTCAGGAACCTGCGCAAGTTGCTCACGGAGCAGAGCGCCACCCTTGTTGCTCTGGACCTCAGCAGAACCTCGGTCACCCCTGAGTCCCTTCGCACTATTGCCCAG GTTGAAGGTTTGACTTTGGAGGAGCTGTGTCTGCAAAGTTGCAAAGAGCTGACGGACTACTCGGTGGAGGTTCTGGTAAAGCACCAGCCGGGCCTCCAGAAAGTGGACATCAGCTGCTGCACCGAGCTGACCAGCAGGGCCGTGGTGGCCGTAGCGCGAGGCCTGAGCTCCCTTACACGGCTCTCTCTGTCACGCGACTGGAAGATCACTGAGACAG GCTTGGCCGACCTGGTGTCCATCCCATCACTGCGAAATCTGGATCTATCCGAGTGTCTCCATGTCGGCGGTGTGGAGATGGTGAAAGGCTTGTCACGATGCCTCTCTGAGCGAGCGCAACTGGAGAAGCTCAACCTTCGGAGCTGCACTTACATGCGG GATGAGGCTGTTTTCACCCTCACGCAGCTTCTAGGCAGCACGCTACGTGAACTGGACTTGACCTCGTGCGTCAATGTGACCGACCTGTCGGTGCGCGCCATTGCCACCTACCTGCAGGGCCTGCTGGTGCTGCGTCTGGGCTGGTGTAAAGAGGTGACAGACTGGGGTCTGCTAGGGATGGTGGAGACGAGCGCCTGTGAGCTAGACGAGAAG GAGGACAAGGGCCCCAGGTTCACACGCACCTTCGGCAATATGGGCTTTTTCAAGCCTCCGCGTTTGCCCTTCGAGGAGCGACCCAAGTTGGTAACGCCCGATGACCTGAAGCATTTCAAACAGGAAGCGGGAGTGTCACTGTTGGCGCTCAGCAGGCTGCGGGAGCTCGATTTGTCCGCCTGCTGCAAACTCACCGACAGCAGCATCACACAG GTTGTGCGCTTCACAGAACTCCAACATCTCTCTCTGTCCTCGATGACTGACATCACGGACGCCAGCTTGTCAGCTGTGGCCCGACACTGCCGCGCCCTCACCAGCCTGGAGCTCAGCCGTTGTGCGCACATAAGCGACCGCGGCGTGGAGCAGGCGGTGCCGCACCTCCACAGGTTGCAACATCTCTACCTCTCCGGTTGCAATAACATCACAGATAA GTCTCTGTTCCTGCTGGCTCAGCACTGTAAGCGACTTAAAACACTGGACGTGTCAAAGTGCAACAAGATCTCAGGAACAATGGTGGAGCACCTTCTATCACAGCTGCACTTTTTGGAAAATATCTATTACAAACTACCTTATGGGACCGACTTTTCACTCTGA
- the elmo3 gene encoding engulfment and cell motility protein 3 isoform X1: MPQQKDIVKIAIQMPGAYPQLIRLDQKKPLSAVIKEVCDGWNLPGHENYALQYADGVQTYITESNRLDIKNGCILRLTKAPGRCAEDLFKGIQSMDLGVRCDSLKQLASVSTDVTFAQEFISRDGHLLLVKIVEDSSESALIMTHTLTAFMELMDHGIVSWENLSSIFVEKIACFVNAKVADASIQQVCLDILESMVLSSHSLFMQVKQVVTMERLIAHLQMTNQQIQTKAMALLMALLQTAGDADRQEMFAYLNKKNLRQYIYKNIIHSSSSVQDEMAHYLYVLQSVTLNHLEPRMRTPLDCYSQEQRDILHGLRQAAFETESENNLSHERRRSLCAKEFKKLGFSNNSNPGQDLVRTPPGLLALDTMFYFAARNPDAYSRFVLENSSREDKHECPFARSSIQLTLILCEILRIGEAPSETGSDYHPIFFSQDRLLEELFCVCIQLLNKTWKEMRATQEDFDKVMQVVREQITRTLSTKPTSLDLFKNKVNALNYSEILKLRQTERLHQEETLAPPVLELKERLKPELLELIRQQRLNRLCQGTMFRKISSRRRQDKLWYCRLSPNHKMLHYGDVEEDSDTPPIETLQEKIPVADIKNLLVGKECPHMKDNKGKQNKEVLDLAFSITYDVEEYSLNFIAPSRTDFCLWTDGLSVLLGRDMSSESMRSELDILLSMEIKLRLLDLENIPIPENAPVVPKAPSNYNFCYDFSQTEQ, from the exons AACCGTCTGGACATTAAGAACGGCTGCATTCTACGTCTAACCAAGGCCCCG GGGCGCTGTGCGGAGGACTTGTTTAAGGGCATCCAAAGTATGGACCTGGGAGTGCGCTGCGATTCGTTGAAGCAACTCGCCAGCGTTTCCACGGACGTGACGTTTGCGCAGGAGTTCATCAGCCGGGATGGACACCTCTTACTGGTCAAGATAGTGGAAGACTCCAGCGA GAGTGCTCTGATCATGACCCACACCCTAACAGCCTTTATGGAGCTAATGGATCACGGCATTGTGTCCTGGGAAAACCTCTCGTCAATCTTTGTTGAGAAG ATCGCCTGCTTTGTCAACGCCAAGGTGGCCGACGCGTCCATCCAGCAGGTGTGCTTAGACATCCTGGAGAGCATGGTCCTCAGCAGCCACAGCCTCTTCATGCAAGTCAAACAAGTAGTGACCATGGAGAGGCTCATTGCGCACCTCCAGAT GACTAATCAGCAGATTCAGACCAAAGCTATGGCTCTACTTATGGCTCTGTTGCAGACAGCTGGAGACGCAGACAGACAG GAAATGTTTGCATACCTGAATAAGAAGAATCTCCGTCAGTACATTTACAAG AACATCATCCACAGTTCAAGTTCAGTTCAGGATGAAATGGCCCACTACCTCTATGTCCTACAGTCAGTGACTTTGAATCATCTGGAGCCGCGAATGAGGACGCCACTGGACTGTTACAGCCAG GAACAAAGAGACATCCTTCACGGTCTGCGGCAGGCCGCCTTCGAAACGGAGAGCGAGAACAATCTGAGTCATGAGAGGAGACGTTCACTTTGCGCCAAAGAGTTCAAGAAGTTGGGCTTCTCT AACAATAGTAATCCTGGTCAGGACTTGGTGAGAACGCCTCCTGGTCTTTTAGCTTTGGACACCATGTTCTATTTTGCTGCACGCAATCCTGACGCTTACAGCAGG TTTGTTCTGGAGAACAGCAGCAGGGAGGACAAGCATGAGTGTCCTTTTGCTCGGAGCAGCATCCAGCTCACACTCATCTTGTGCGAAATCCTTCGTATAGGCGAAGCCC CCTCGGAGACGGGCTCAGACTACCACCCCATCTTCTTCAGTCAGGACCGGCTGCTGGAGGAGCTTTTCTGTGTGTGCATCCAGCTGCTCAACAAGACCTGGAAGGAGATGAGAGCCACACAGGAGGACTTTGACAAG GTGATGCAGGTGGTGAGGGAGCAGATCACACGCACGTTGTCCACCAAGCCGACCTCGCTGGACCTCTTCAAGAACAAAGTGAACGCGCTCAACTACAGCGAGATCCTCAAACTGCGCCAGACGGAGCGACTGCACCAGGAAGAGACGCTGGCTCCGCCCGTACT TGAACTGAAGGAACGTCTGAAGCCAGAGCTGCTTGAGTTGATCCGCCAGCAAAGACTCAACAGGCTTTGTCAGGGGACCATGTTTAGAAAGATCAGCAGCCGACGCAGACAAG ATAAACTGTGGTACTGTCGTCTGTCGCCCAATCACAAAATGCTGCACTACGGCGACGTGGAGGAAGATTCGGACACTCCACCCATTGAAACACTGCAAGAAAAGA TCCCAGTGGCAGACATTAAAAATCTGCTGGTAGGCAAAGAGTGTCCTCACATGAAGGACAATAAAGGCAAACAGAACAAG GAGGTGCTGGACCTGGCGTTTAGCATCACCTACGATGTGGAGGAGTACAGCCTCAACTTCATCGCCCCCTCAAGGACTGAT TTCTGCCTGTGGACAGATGGACTGAGCGTCCTCCTGGGCAGGGACATGAGCAGCGAATCCATGCGCAGCGAGCTGGACATCCTCCTGTCCATGGAGATTAAGCTCCGCCTACTGGATTTGGAGAACATCCCCATCCCAGAGAACGCACCAGTCGTCCCCAAAGCGCCGAGCAACTACAACTTCTGCTATGACTTCAGTCAAACTGAGCAATAG
- the elmo3 gene encoding engulfment and cell motility protein 3 isoform X2, giving the protein MFAYLNKKNLRQYIYKNIIHSSSSVQDEMAHYLYVLQSVTLNHLEPRMRTPLDCYSQEQRDILHGLRQAAFETESENNLSHERRRSLCAKEFKKLGFSNNSNPGQDLVRTPPGLLALDTMFYFAARNPDAYSRFVLENSSREDKHECPFARSSIQLTLILCEILRIGEAPSETGSDYHPIFFSQDRLLEELFCVCIQLLNKTWKEMRATQEDFDKVMQVVREQITRTLSTKPTSLDLFKNKVNALNYSEILKLRQTERLHQEETLAPPVLELKERLKPELLELIRQQRLNRLCQGTMFRKISSRRRQDKLWYCRLSPNHKMLHYGDVEEDSDTPPIETLQEKIPVADIKNLLVGKECPHMKDNKGKQNKEVLDLAFSITYDVEEYSLNFIAPSRTDFCLWTDGLSVLLGRDMSSESMRSELDILLSMEIKLRLLDLENIPIPENAPVVPKAPSNYNFCYDFSQTEQ; this is encoded by the exons ATGTTTGCATACCTGAATAAGAAGAATCTCCGTCAGTACATTTACAAG AACATCATCCACAGTTCAAGTTCAGTTCAGGATGAAATGGCCCACTACCTCTATGTCCTACAGTCAGTGACTTTGAATCATCTGGAGCCGCGAATGAGGACGCCACTGGACTGTTACAGCCAG GAACAAAGAGACATCCTTCACGGTCTGCGGCAGGCCGCCTTCGAAACGGAGAGCGAGAACAATCTGAGTCATGAGAGGAGACGTTCACTTTGCGCCAAAGAGTTCAAGAAGTTGGGCTTCTCT AACAATAGTAATCCTGGTCAGGACTTGGTGAGAACGCCTCCTGGTCTTTTAGCTTTGGACACCATGTTCTATTTTGCTGCACGCAATCCTGACGCTTACAGCAGG TTTGTTCTGGAGAACAGCAGCAGGGAGGACAAGCATGAGTGTCCTTTTGCTCGGAGCAGCATCCAGCTCACACTCATCTTGTGCGAAATCCTTCGTATAGGCGAAGCCC CCTCGGAGACGGGCTCAGACTACCACCCCATCTTCTTCAGTCAGGACCGGCTGCTGGAGGAGCTTTTCTGTGTGTGCATCCAGCTGCTCAACAAGACCTGGAAGGAGATGAGAGCCACACAGGAGGACTTTGACAAG GTGATGCAGGTGGTGAGGGAGCAGATCACACGCACGTTGTCCACCAAGCCGACCTCGCTGGACCTCTTCAAGAACAAAGTGAACGCGCTCAACTACAGCGAGATCCTCAAACTGCGCCAGACGGAGCGACTGCACCAGGAAGAGACGCTGGCTCCGCCCGTACT TGAACTGAAGGAACGTCTGAAGCCAGAGCTGCTTGAGTTGATCCGCCAGCAAAGACTCAACAGGCTTTGTCAGGGGACCATGTTTAGAAAGATCAGCAGCCGACGCAGACAAG ATAAACTGTGGTACTGTCGTCTGTCGCCCAATCACAAAATGCTGCACTACGGCGACGTGGAGGAAGATTCGGACACTCCACCCATTGAAACACTGCAAGAAAAGA TCCCAGTGGCAGACATTAAAAATCTGCTGGTAGGCAAAGAGTGTCCTCACATGAAGGACAATAAAGGCAAACAGAACAAG GAGGTGCTGGACCTGGCGTTTAGCATCACCTACGATGTGGAGGAGTACAGCCTCAACTTCATCGCCCCCTCAAGGACTGAT TTCTGCCTGTGGACAGATGGACTGAGCGTCCTCCTGGGCAGGGACATGAGCAGCGAATCCATGCGCAGCGAGCTGGACATCCTCCTGTCCATGGAGATTAAGCTCCGCCTACTGGATTTGGAGAACATCCCCATCCCAGAGAACGCACCAGTCGTCCCCAAAGCGCCGAGCAACTACAACTTCTGCTATGACTTCAGTCAAACTGAGCAATAG
- the elmo3 gene encoding engulfment and cell motility protein 3 isoform X3, protein MEVMQVVREQITRTLSTKPTSLDLFKNKVNALNYSEILKLRQTERLHQEETLAPPVLELKERLKPELLELIRQQRLNRLCQGTMFRKISSRRRQDKLWYCRLSPNHKMLHYGDVEEDSDTPPIETLQEKIPVADIKNLLVGKECPHMKDNKGKQNKEVLDLAFSITYDVEEYSLNFIAPSRTDFCLWTDGLSVLLGRDMSSESMRSELDILLSMEIKLRLLDLENIPIPENAPVVPKAPSNYNFCYDFSQTEQ, encoded by the exons ATGGAG GTGATGCAGGTGGTGAGGGAGCAGATCACACGCACGTTGTCCACCAAGCCGACCTCGCTGGACCTCTTCAAGAACAAAGTGAACGCGCTCAACTACAGCGAGATCCTCAAACTGCGCCAGACGGAGCGACTGCACCAGGAAGAGACGCTGGCTCCGCCCGTACT TGAACTGAAGGAACGTCTGAAGCCAGAGCTGCTTGAGTTGATCCGCCAGCAAAGACTCAACAGGCTTTGTCAGGGGACCATGTTTAGAAAGATCAGCAGCCGACGCAGACAAG ATAAACTGTGGTACTGTCGTCTGTCGCCCAATCACAAAATGCTGCACTACGGCGACGTGGAGGAAGATTCGGACACTCCACCCATTGAAACACTGCAAGAAAAGA TCCCAGTGGCAGACATTAAAAATCTGCTGGTAGGCAAAGAGTGTCCTCACATGAAGGACAATAAAGGCAAACAGAACAAG GAGGTGCTGGACCTGGCGTTTAGCATCACCTACGATGTGGAGGAGTACAGCCTCAACTTCATCGCCCCCTCAAGGACTGAT TTCTGCCTGTGGACAGATGGACTGAGCGTCCTCCTGGGCAGGGACATGAGCAGCGAATCCATGCGCAGCGAGCTGGACATCCTCCTGTCCATGGAGATTAAGCTCCGCCTACTGGATTTGGAGAACATCCCCATCCCAGAGAACGCACCAGTCGTCCCCAAAGCGCCGAGCAACTACAACTTCTGCTATGACTTCAGTCAAACTGAGCAATAG